In one window of Lampris incognitus isolate fLamInc1 chromosome 3, fLamInc1.hap2, whole genome shotgun sequence DNA:
- the barhl2 gene encoding barH-like 2 homeobox protein, translated as MEGSSGSNFGIDTILSSASNSVNAVLMNGDFRLGDSRTADFRSQATPSPCSEIDTVGTAPSSPISVTMEHADPHLVQDSLQHHHHHHHHHHHSNNQSQSLPLSPQQQPLAGAGCAPRTATSSFLIKDILGDSKPLAACAPYSTSVPSPHHTPKPESAAAPDGFRPKLEQDENRSKLDKRDDIQSDMKCNGTKEEGDREISSSRDTPPVRTKKPRKARTAFSDHQLNQLERSFERQKYLSVQDRMDLAAALNLTDTQVKTWYQNRRTKWKRQTAVGLELLAEAGNYSALQRMFPSPYFYHPSLLGTMDSTTAAAAAAAMYSSMYRTPSTPHPGLQRPLVPRVLIHGLGPGGQPALNPLTNPMPGTPHPR; from the exons ATGGAAGGATCGAGCGGGTCGAATTTTGGAATAGACACTATTTTATCCAGCGCCTCCAATTCCGTGAACGCCGTGCTCATGAACGGAGACTTTCGACTCGGCGACAGCAGGACGGCGGATTTCAGGAGCCAGGCCACCCCGTCACCATGCTCGGAGATAGACACTGTGGGAACGGCCCCCTCATCCCCCATCTCGGTCACCATGGAGCACGCCGATCCGCATCTGGTCCAAGACAGCcttcagcaccaccaccaccaccaccaccaccatcaccacagcaaCAACCAGTCGCAAAGTTTGCCGCTGTCGCCTCAGCAGCAACCGCTCGCAGGGGCCGGCTGTGCCCCGAGGACTGCCACCTCTTCATTTCTAATCAAAGACATTTTAGGCGACAGTAAACCGCTGGCAGCGTGCGCACCTTACAGCACCAGCGTACCGTCCCCCCATCACACACCCAAACCGGAAAGTGCCGCGGCGCCGGATGGGTTCCGGCCCAAACTGGAGCAAGACGAGAACAGGAGCAAGTTGGACAAAAGGGATGACATTCAGAGTGACATGAAATGCAACG GAACTAAAGAAGAGGGCGACCGGGAAATCTCCAGTAGCCGAGACACTCCACCGGTGCGCACGAAAAAGCCCCGCAAAGCACGCACGGCCTTCTCCGACCATCAGCTCAACCAGCTCGAGCGCAGCTTCGAGCGGCAGAAATACCTCAGCGTGCAGGACCGCATGGACCTGGCCGCGGCTCTCAACCTGACAGACACGCAGGTGAAGACCTGGTACCAAAACCGACG GACGAAGTGGAAGAGACAGACCGCAGTCGGATTAGAGCTACTGGCTGAAGCAGGAAATTACTCCGCCTTACAACGAATGTTCCCGTCGCCCTATTTCTACCACCCCAGCCTGCTGGGCACCATGGACAGCACAACAGCAGCCGCCGCGGCCGCAGCCATGTACAGCAGTATGTACCGGACTCCCTCCACGCCACATCCGGGTCTCCAGAGACCGCTGGTCCCCAGAGTACTCATCCACGGACTTGGGCCGGGGGGACAACCGGCACTAAACCCTCTGACTAACCCCATGCCCGGCACACCGCACCCGCgatag